Proteins co-encoded in one Actinomadura luteofluorescens genomic window:
- a CDS encoding ABC transporter substrate-binding protein, translated as MPTTTTRRLAAVTAAAGLALAAGCTAGGDRSGQGPASGEKQTIEVWHGWSAPHEVKAFQDAVAGFNKAHPNITVKLVNGQTDDRITNAIRGGSPPDVVSSFTTDSVGQWCQSGAWQNLSPFIAKSGLDLNQFPRAVRSYTEYKGIRCAMPLLADAYGLYYNKKLMKGERPPKTMGELTALAKKLTVRASDGTIKVAGFMPSVQYYEHQVQHLAPQFGVTWLTAGGRANFSGDPAFQAYLKWNKSLIDWYGYDNVKKFLRSMGQEFESSNPFQKGRTAMAVDGEWRTKFIQEEAPGLDYGTAPVPVSDDRASAYGGGFITGTVIGIPRGARHAPAAWEFVRYLTTDTGALVTFANALGNVPSTIPALSSPKLTLPPQFRTFLDVFKNPNSSSTPPTPNGNDYVVRFEKFTQEEWEPGKVGDLGRALKKLDGEVDDSLKLAGG; from the coding sequence GTGCCCACCACCACAACGCGCCGGCTCGCGGCGGTCACGGCCGCCGCCGGGCTCGCCCTCGCGGCCGGGTGCACGGCCGGCGGCGACCGGTCCGGCCAGGGCCCGGCGTCCGGCGAGAAGCAGACCATCGAGGTCTGGCACGGCTGGAGCGCCCCCCACGAGGTGAAGGCCTTCCAGGACGCCGTCGCCGGATTCAACAAGGCCCACCCCAACATCACCGTCAAGCTCGTCAACGGCCAGACCGACGACCGCATCACCAACGCCATCCGCGGCGGGAGCCCGCCGGACGTGGTGTCGTCCTTCACCACCGACAGCGTCGGGCAGTGGTGCCAGAGCGGCGCCTGGCAGAACCTCTCGCCCTTCATCGCCAAGTCCGGGCTGGACCTGAACCAGTTCCCGCGGGCGGTGCGGAGCTACACCGAGTACAAGGGCATCCGCTGCGCGATGCCGCTGCTGGCCGACGCCTACGGCCTCTACTACAACAAGAAGCTGATGAAGGGCGAGCGGCCGCCGAAGACGATGGGCGAGCTGACCGCGCTGGCCAAGAAGCTCACCGTCCGCGCCTCTGACGGGACCATCAAGGTCGCCGGGTTCATGCCCTCCGTCCAGTACTACGAGCACCAGGTCCAGCACCTGGCCCCGCAGTTCGGCGTCACGTGGCTGACCGCCGGCGGCAGGGCCAACTTCTCCGGCGACCCCGCCTTCCAGGCCTACCTGAAGTGGAACAAGAGCCTCATCGACTGGTACGGCTACGACAACGTCAAGAAGTTCCTGCGCTCGATGGGCCAGGAGTTCGAGTCGTCCAACCCCTTCCAGAAGGGCAGGACGGCGATGGCCGTGGACGGCGAGTGGCGCACCAAGTTCATCCAGGAGGAGGCGCCCGGGCTCGACTACGGCACCGCGCCCGTCCCCGTCTCCGACGACCGGGCGAGCGCGTACGGCGGCGGGTTCATCACCGGCACCGTCATCGGGATCCCGCGCGGCGCCAGGCACGCCCCGGCGGCCTGGGAGTTCGTCCGGTACCTCACCACCGACACCGGCGCGCTGGTCACCTTCGCCAACGCGCTCGGCAACGTGCCCTCCACGATCCCGGCGCTGTCGTCGCCGAAGCTGACGCTGCCGCCCCAGTTCCGGACTTTCCTCGACGTCTTCAAGAACCCCAACAGCTCCTCCACGCCGCCGACGCCGAACGGCAACGACTACGTCGTCCGGTTCGAGAAGTTCACCCAGGAGGAGTGGGAGCCCGGCAAGGTGGGCGACCTCGGCCGGGCGCTGAAGAAGCTCGACGGCGAGGTCGACGACTCCCTCAAGCTCGCCGGAGGCTGA
- a CDS encoding carbohydrate ABC transporter permease, translated as MASGSLRLPLPGTRGGTAAARARRRRRLRTLAFLSPWLAGFGLFFVYPLAATVYFSFTRYNLFTLEYVGLDNYTYLLHDRDAWTAMRNTLWLVAVLVPLRVLFGLGVAQLLTRIKRGAGVLRSILYLPYLVPPVSATVAFVFLLNPGTGPFQTVAARLGIPLPDFFNDAAWAKPGLTLLGLWAVGDVMIIMLAALLNVPASLYEAAAIDGAGACARFRHITLPTVSPVLAFSAVTGVIETLQYFTQPMVAGKVASGRADLPGVQYSPGYPDGSTLTFPQWLYDQGFRQFNMGYACVLALVMFATAMAFTVFLLRRFRAFAGEEAQ; from the coding sequence GTGGCATCCGGCTCACTGCGCCTCCCGCTCCCCGGGACGCGGGGCGGGACGGCGGCGGCGCGGGCCCGCCGGCGCCGCCGGCTCCGGACCCTGGCGTTCCTGTCGCCCTGGCTCGCCGGATTCGGCCTGTTCTTCGTCTACCCCCTCGCCGCCACCGTCTACTTCTCCTTCACCCGCTACAACCTGTTCACGCTGGAGTACGTCGGCCTCGACAACTACACCTACCTGCTGCACGACCGCGACGCCTGGACGGCCATGCGCAACACGCTGTGGCTGGTCGCCGTGCTCGTCCCGCTGCGGGTCCTGTTCGGACTCGGCGTCGCCCAGCTGCTCACCCGGATCAAGCGGGGCGCGGGCGTGCTGCGCTCGATCCTCTACCTGCCGTACCTGGTCCCGCCCGTCTCGGCCACTGTCGCGTTCGTGTTCCTGCTGAACCCCGGCACCGGCCCCTTCCAGACCGTCGCCGCCCGGCTCGGGATCCCGCTGCCCGACTTCTTCAACGACGCCGCCTGGGCCAAGCCCGGCCTGACCCTGCTCGGCCTGTGGGCGGTCGGCGACGTCATGATCATCATGCTGGCGGCGCTGCTGAACGTGCCCGCCTCGCTGTACGAGGCGGCCGCGATCGACGGCGCCGGCGCCTGCGCCCGGTTCCGGCACATCACGCTGCCGACCGTATCGCCCGTCCTGGCGTTCTCCGCCGTCACCGGCGTCATCGAGACGCTGCAGTACTTCACGCAGCCGATGGTGGCGGGCAAGGTCGCCTCCGGGCGCGCGGACCTGCCCGGCGTCCAGTACTCCCCCGGCTACCCCGACGGCTCCACGCTGACCTTCCCGCAGTGGCTGTACGACCAGGGGTTCCGCCAGTTCAACATGGGCTACGCGTGCGTGCTGGCGCTCGTCATGTTCGCCACCGCGATGGCGTTCACCGTGTTCCTGCTCCGCCGGTTCCGCGCGTTCGCCGGAGAGGAGGCGCAGTGA
- a CDS encoding carbohydrate ABC transporter permease: MIPGGRARRALLWLAVHATAVAVGLMFLAPLAFMLLTAVMTDRQALSGDLWPRGWHFANFTEVFSGDMVRWTVNSTLYAGLSTLFMLVSSVPVAYALARFRFRGRNLALVAVISAMMLPPQVTMVPLYIVWARFELTGTLWPLIIPQLFGDAFSIFLLRQFLVTIPREYADAARVDGCGELRTMLRVVLPMARPALAAVALFQFFYCWNDYFRPLVYADPDHWTLAIGVATFRAAHHVEWNLTMAATLLTILPVLVVFFLAQRVFIQGVTLTGVKG; this comes from the coding sequence GTGATCCCCGGAGGGCGCGCCCGCCGGGCGCTGCTGTGGCTCGCCGTGCACGCCACCGCCGTCGCTGTCGGTCTGATGTTCCTGGCGCCCCTGGCGTTCATGCTGCTGACCGCCGTGATGACCGACCGGCAGGCGCTCAGCGGCGACCTGTGGCCGCGCGGCTGGCACTTCGCCAACTTCACCGAGGTGTTCAGCGGCGACATGGTCCGCTGGACCGTCAACAGCACCCTGTACGCGGGCCTGTCCACGCTGTTCATGCTGGTCTCCAGCGTCCCGGTGGCGTACGCGCTGGCCCGGTTCCGGTTCCGGGGCCGCAACCTGGCGCTCGTCGCGGTGATCTCGGCGATGATGCTGCCGCCGCAGGTCACCATGGTGCCGCTGTACATCGTGTGGGCCCGGTTCGAGCTGACCGGCACGCTGTGGCCGCTGATCATCCCGCAGCTGTTCGGGGACGCGTTCTCCATCTTCCTGCTGCGCCAGTTCCTGGTGACGATCCCCCGCGAGTACGCCGACGCCGCCCGCGTGGACGGCTGCGGGGAACTGCGCACGATGCTGCGGGTCGTCCTGCCGATGGCGAGGCCCGCCCTGGCGGCGGTGGCGCTGTTCCAGTTCTTCTACTGCTGGAACGACTACTTCCGGCCGCTGGTGTACGCCGACCCCGACCACTGGACGCTGGCCATCGGCGTCGCGACGTTCCGCGCCGCCCACCACGTCGAGTGGAACCTCACCATGGCCGCGACGCTGCTGACGATCCTGCCGGTGCTGGTGGTGTTCTTCCTCGCCCAGCGCGTCTTCATCCAGGGTGTGACCTTGACGGGAGTGAAAGGTTGA
- a CDS encoding family 4 glycosyl hydrolase, with product MKLTVIGGGSTYTPELVDGLARAHAALPVSELVLADPDARRLELVGGLAARMLARAGHPARVVTTGDLDAAVADAAIVLIQLRVGGQAARHVDETLPAACGCVGQETTGAGGLAKALRTVPVVLHIAGRVAARAPHAWIIDFTNPVGIVTRALLDAGHRAVGLCNVAIGFQRRAAALLDVPPDRVGLGHAGLNHLTWVRSVLLDGHDVLPDLLERHPGDLAAICGLPAPFLRALGAVPSYYLRYFYAHDRVVEEQRGAPSRADEVAALERDLLEAYADPALDTKPARLAERGGAFYSEAAVQLAASLLGGRGDVQVVNVRNHRTLPFLDDRAVIEVPARITASGAVPLPVPPLEPLIAGLVAHVAAYEELALDAALRGGVDRVAAALLAHPLVGQLDVAERLARDLVAANRAHLPWAA from the coding sequence TTGAAGCTGACGGTCATCGGGGGCGGGTCCACCTACACCCCGGAACTGGTCGACGGGCTCGCGCGGGCGCACGCGGCGCTGCCGGTGTCGGAGCTGGTGCTCGCCGACCCCGACGCCCGGCGGCTCGAGCTCGTCGGCGGGCTCGCCGCGCGGATGCTCGCCCGCGCGGGCCACCCCGCCCGCGTCGTCACCACCGGCGACCTGGACGCGGCGGTCGCGGACGCGGCGATCGTCCTGATCCAGCTGCGCGTCGGCGGGCAGGCGGCCCGGCACGTCGACGAGACGCTGCCGGCGGCCTGCGGCTGCGTCGGGCAGGAGACGACCGGCGCCGGCGGCCTCGCCAAGGCGCTGCGCACCGTCCCGGTGGTGCTCCACATCGCCGGGCGCGTCGCCGCCCGCGCCCCGCACGCCTGGATCATCGACTTCACCAACCCGGTCGGCATCGTCACCCGCGCCCTGCTGGACGCCGGGCACCGCGCGGTCGGCCTGTGCAACGTCGCGATCGGGTTCCAGCGGCGCGCCGCGGCGCTGCTGGACGTCCCGCCCGACCGGGTCGGCCTCGGCCACGCCGGGCTCAACCACCTCACCTGGGTGCGGTCGGTCCTGCTCGACGGGCACGACGTCCTGCCGGACCTGCTGGAGCGGCACCCCGGCGACCTCGCCGCGATCTGCGGCCTTCCCGCCCCGTTCCTGCGGGCGCTCGGCGCCGTCCCGTCCTACTACCTGCGCTACTTCTACGCGCACGACCGCGTCGTCGAGGAGCAGCGCGGCGCGCCGTCGCGGGCCGATGAGGTCGCGGCGCTCGAACGCGATCTGCTGGAGGCCTACGCCGACCCCGCCCTGGACACCAAGCCCGCCCGGCTCGCCGAGCGCGGCGGCGCGTTCTACTCCGAGGCCGCCGTGCAGCTGGCCGCCTCCCTGCTCGGCGGCCGCGGAGACGTGCAGGTCGTCAACGTGCGCAACCACCGCACGCTGCCGTTCCTGGACGACCGCGCGGTCATCGAGGTGCCGGCGCGGATCACCGCTTCCGGGGCGGTGCCGCTGCCCGTCCCGCCCCTGGAACCGCTGATCGCCGGGCTGGTCGCGCACGTGGCGGCCTACGAGGAGCTCGCCCTGGACGCGGCGCTGCGCGGCGGCGTGGACCGGGTCGCCGCCGCGCTGCTCGCGCATCCGCTCGTGGGCCAGCTGGACGTGGCCGAGCGCCTCGCCCGCGACCTCGTCGCCGCCAACCGCGCCCACCTGCCGTGGGCCGCCTGA
- a CDS encoding N-acetylglucosamine kinase: MAAGALVAVDGGNSKTDAAVATTAGELLATVRGDGFRPQAAGFDGALDALTAVIARALREAGVRPGDVVHLSAYMANVDLPGEEERLEKLLLARGAAPSVTVGNDTFALLRSAVTEGWGVAVVCGAGINCAGVAPDGRTARFPSLGSHTGDWGGGGELGRSALWHAIRGEDGRGPETALTAAVAAHFGVARAIEVGLAVHFGEIGRGRLTGLAPVLLDTAEAGDEVARGVVLRLAEEVAILGSVALRRLDLLGTAADVVLGGGVLAARRPLLMDAVADRYAALAPRARLLVPEEPPLLGAALLALDHVAAPPSAHAALRTAFRRR; this comes from the coding sequence ATGGCCGCGGGCGCCCTGGTCGCCGTCGACGGCGGCAACAGCAAGACCGACGCGGCCGTCGCCACCACCGCCGGCGAGCTGCTCGCCACCGTGCGCGGCGACGGGTTCCGCCCGCAGGCCGCCGGGTTCGACGGCGCGCTCGACGCGCTCACCGCGGTCATCGCCAGGGCGCTGCGGGAGGCCGGCGTCCGGCCCGGCGACGTCGTCCACCTGTCCGCCTACATGGCCAACGTCGACCTGCCGGGCGAGGAGGAACGGCTGGAGAAGCTCCTGCTCGCCCGCGGCGCCGCGCCGAGCGTGACGGTCGGCAACGACACGTTCGCGCTACTGCGCAGCGCCGTCACCGAGGGCTGGGGCGTCGCGGTGGTCTGCGGGGCCGGCATCAACTGCGCGGGCGTCGCCCCCGACGGGCGCACCGCCCGGTTCCCCTCCCTCGGCTCCCACACCGGCGACTGGGGCGGCGGCGGGGAGCTGGGCCGCTCGGCGCTGTGGCACGCCATCCGGGGCGAGGACGGCCGCGGCCCGGAGACGGCGCTCACCGCCGCGGTCGCCGCCCACTTCGGCGTGGCCCGCGCCATCGAGGTGGGCCTCGCCGTCCACTTCGGCGAGATCGGCCGGGGCCGCCTCACCGGCCTCGCGCCCGTCCTGCTCGACACCGCCGAGGCCGGCGACGAGGTGGCGCGCGGCGTGGTGCTCCGGCTCGCCGAGGAGGTGGCGATCCTCGGCTCGGTCGCACTGCGCCGCCTGGACCTGCTCGGCACCGCCGCCGACGTGGTCCTCGGCGGCGGAGTCCTGGCGGCCCGCCGGCCGCTGCTCATGGACGCGGTCGCCGACCGCTACGCCGCCCTCGCCCCGCGCGCCCGCCTCCTCGTCCCCGAGGAGCCGCCGCTCCTCGGAGCCGCGCTCCTCGCCCTCGACCACGTCGCCGCCCCACCGTCCGCCCACGCGGCCCTGCGCACCGCGTTCCGCCGCCGCTGA
- a CDS encoding TIGR03619 family F420-dependent LLM class oxidoreductase codes for MREGDAVEIGFAVPGSGAWATPRNQVTVARRAEELGYRSLWTLQRVLNPAGSTDLTYRGVPDPLITLAYLAAHTTRARLGVAVVNLPFYAPPILAKQAATLDHVSGGRLDLGLGIGWMREEFAAVGAPMARRGARAEEFIAALRALWAGGPGDAARFHGEFYDIPPVVMDPRPLQPSGPPILLGGGAEPALRRAGRLAEGWVSSSRADLAAIGRSVAIVREAAREAGRDASALRFVCRGAVRVRPAGREERRPLTGSFEEIRGDFGALAGQGVTELFLDLNFDPAITGPDADPDASLDRALEALEAFAPGA; via the coding sequence GTGCGGGAGGGGGACGCCGTGGAGATCGGGTTCGCGGTGCCGGGTTCGGGAGCGTGGGCGACCCCGCGCAACCAGGTGACGGTGGCGCGGCGGGCCGAGGAGCTCGGCTACCGCTCGCTGTGGACGCTCCAGCGCGTCCTCAACCCCGCCGGGTCGACGGACCTCACCTACCGCGGCGTCCCCGACCCTCTGATCACCCTGGCCTACCTCGCCGCCCACACCACCCGGGCGCGGCTCGGCGTCGCGGTCGTGAACCTGCCGTTCTACGCGCCGCCGATCCTCGCCAAGCAGGCCGCCACCCTCGACCACGTCAGCGGCGGGCGGCTGGACCTCGGGCTCGGGATCGGCTGGATGCGCGAGGAGTTCGCCGCGGTCGGCGCCCCGATGGCCCGGCGCGGGGCCCGCGCCGAGGAGTTCATCGCCGCCCTGCGCGCCCTGTGGGCCGGCGGGCCCGGGGACGCCGCGCGGTTCCACGGCGAGTTCTACGACATCCCGCCCGTGGTCATGGATCCGCGTCCGCTCCAGCCGTCGGGGCCGCCGATCCTGCTGGGCGGCGGGGCCGAGCCAGCGCTGCGGCGCGCCGGACGGCTGGCGGAGGGCTGGGTCAGCTCCAGCCGCGCCGACCTCGCCGCGATCGGCCGGTCCGTCGCGATCGTGCGGGAGGCGGCGCGGGAGGCCGGGCGGGACGCGTCCGCGCTGCGGTTCGTGTGCCGGGGCGCGGTCCGCGTCCGCCCGGCGGGGCGGGAGGAGCGGCGCCCGCTCACCGGCTCCTTCGAGGAGATCCGCGGCGACTTCGGGGCGCTGGCCGGGCAGGGCGTCACCGAGCTGTTCCTCGACCTGAACTTCGACCCCGCGATCACCGGGCCGGACGCCGATCCGGACGCGTCGCTCGACCGCGCCCTGGAGGCGCTGGAGGCGTTCGCGCCCGGGGCCTGA
- a CDS encoding Lrp/AsnC family transcriptional regulator, which translates to MEEIDRQIMALLADDGRMSFTDLAKETGLSVSAVHQRVRRLQKRGVIKGFTAQLDNRQIGLPLTAFVSIKPIDPAAPDDAPDRLAHLQAIEACHSVAGEESYILKVRVASPNELEDLLQKIRAAANVATRTTVVLSTPWEARRPPL; encoded by the coding sequence GTGGAGGAGATCGATCGTCAGATCATGGCCCTGCTGGCCGACGACGGCCGGATGAGTTTCACCGATCTGGCCAAGGAGACGGGGCTGTCGGTGTCGGCGGTGCACCAGCGCGTCCGGCGGCTGCAGAAGCGCGGCGTCATCAAGGGCTTCACCGCCCAGCTCGACAACCGGCAGATCGGCCTGCCGCTGACCGCCTTCGTGTCGATCAAGCCGATCGACCCGGCCGCCCCCGACGACGCCCCCGACCGGCTGGCGCACCTGCAGGCGATCGAGGCGTGCCACTCGGTGGCGGGGGAGGAGAGCTACATCCTCAAGGTGCGGGTCGCCTCGCCGAACGAGCTGGAGGACCTGCTGCAGAAGATCCGCGCCGCCGCGAACGTCGCGACGCGCACCACGGTCGTGCTCAGCACCCCCTGGGAGGCGCGGCGGCCGCCGCTGTAG
- a CDS encoding LacI family DNA-binding transcriptional regulator, whose product MAERRSATIKDVAAAAGVGIATVSRVFSGTGSASAATRERVLAAARELDYRPSALGRGLKLRRSGGIGLVVPDVTDPFCAEVVAGVLACARTLGGHVIVDAAHGDPSREAEIVDRLVEQRVDGIIALPAGEEADWRAAARVCSSVVFADRVLPGLADVPSVLADDAGGVRSLTEYLAGLGHRRIGFLGGAPGRPRGVRERAFRDTLAQLGVPVEEDLVVAARPARDAAYAAAAGLLQRRADVTAVLAAGHLLGEAAVLVARELDLRVPADVSIAMMDDVAWAELCDPPLTAVARPGHDIGYRACELLLREPARRGRGGPVLLPTELVVRGSCGPLRSARR is encoded by the coding sequence ATGGCGGAGCGGCGATCGGCGACGATCAAGGACGTGGCCGCGGCGGCGGGCGTCGGCATCGCCACGGTGTCGCGCGTGTTCTCCGGGACGGGCTCGGCGAGCGCCGCGACCCGCGAGCGGGTGCTGGCCGCGGCCCGCGAGCTTGACTACCGGCCGTCCGCCCTCGGCCGGGGCCTGAAGCTTCGCCGCAGCGGGGGCATCGGCCTGGTCGTCCCCGACGTCACCGACCCGTTCTGCGCTGAGGTGGTCGCGGGCGTGCTGGCCTGCGCCCGCACCCTCGGCGGGCACGTCATCGTGGACGCCGCGCACGGTGACCCGTCCCGCGAGGCCGAGATCGTCGACCGGCTCGTCGAGCAGCGGGTCGACGGGATCATCGCGCTGCCCGCCGGGGAGGAGGCCGACTGGCGCGCCGCGGCCCGGGTGTGCTCCAGCGTCGTGTTCGCCGACCGCGTCCTGCCCGGGCTGGCCGACGTCCCGTCCGTCCTGGCCGACGACGCGGGCGGCGTGCGGTCCCTCACCGAGTACCTCGCCGGGCTCGGGCACCGCCGCATCGGGTTCCTCGGCGGCGCGCCGGGCCGCCCCCGGGGCGTGCGCGAGCGCGCGTTCCGCGACACCCTGGCGCAGCTGGGCGTGCCCGTGGAGGAGGACCTGGTCGTGGCCGCCCGCCCCGCCCGCGACGCCGCCTACGCGGCGGCCGCCGGGCTGCTGCAGCGCCGGGCGGACGTCACCGCCGTGCTGGCCGCCGGCCATCTGCTCGGGGAGGCCGCAGTCCTGGTCGCCCGCGAGCTCGACCTGCGGGTGCCGGCCGACGTGTCCATCGCGATGATGGACGACGTCGCGTGGGCGGAGCTGTGCGACCCGCCGCTGACCGCCGTGGCCAGGCCCGGCCACGACATCGGCTACCGCGCCTGCGAACTGCTGCTGCGCGAGCCCGCGCGGCGCGGCAGGGGAGGCCCCGTTCTGCTGCCGACGGAGCTGGTGGTGCGCGGCAGCTGCGGGCCGCTGCGCTCCGCGCGCCGGTAG
- a CDS encoding ABC transporter ATP-binding protein, translating to MAKIVLDGVDKVYGGGVKAVDGLDLEIRDGEFMVLVGPSGCGKSTALRMIAGLEEISGGKISIGEQVVNDLAPKDRDIAMVFQNYALYPHMTVEQNLAFGLKLRGTPKAEIKQKVRDAAKMLGLEQYLSRKPAALSGGQRQRVAMGRAIVRQPQAFLMDEPLSNLDAKLRVSMRASLSQLHERLGVTTVYVTHDQVEAMTLGSRVCVLREGKLQQVDTPQRLFDNPVNLFVAGFIGSPAMNFVLADLETGDGGARVSFAGYTLPVPASVVDGKPGLSGYFGQKVILGIRPSDFEDAAHAQTGWAPMAVRSSVTEELGSEINVIFTIDAPPVEHKDTADLAEDAAEGETEAIPLIDNKALWTARVNSRSHVRPGQDVDLAVDTRRLHFFDPSSGLAIGHPDAAERHGAADLRKSG from the coding sequence ATGGCCAAGATCGTGCTGGACGGGGTCGACAAGGTGTACGGCGGCGGGGTCAAGGCCGTCGACGGGCTCGACCTGGAGATCCGCGACGGCGAGTTCATGGTGCTGGTCGGGCCGTCCGGCTGCGGCAAGTCCACCGCGCTGCGGATGATCGCCGGGCTGGAGGAGATCTCCGGCGGGAAGATCTCCATCGGCGAGCAGGTCGTCAACGACCTCGCGCCGAAGGACCGCGACATCGCGATGGTCTTCCAGAACTACGCCCTCTACCCGCACATGACCGTCGAGCAGAACCTCGCGTTCGGCCTCAAGCTGCGCGGCACCCCCAAGGCGGAGATCAAGCAGAAGGTCCGCGACGCCGCCAAGATGCTCGGGCTGGAGCAGTACCTGTCCCGCAAGCCGGCCGCGCTGTCAGGCGGCCAGCGGCAGCGCGTCGCGATGGGCCGCGCGATCGTCCGCCAGCCGCAGGCGTTCCTGATGGACGAGCCGCTGTCCAACCTCGACGCCAAGCTCCGCGTGTCCATGCGCGCCTCCCTCAGCCAGCTGCACGAGCGGCTCGGCGTCACCACCGTGTACGTCACCCACGACCAGGTCGAGGCGATGACGCTCGGGTCGCGGGTGTGCGTGCTGCGCGAGGGCAAGCTGCAGCAGGTCGACACCCCGCAGCGGCTGTTCGACAACCCCGTCAACCTGTTCGTGGCCGGGTTCATCGGCTCGCCGGCGATGAACTTCGTGCTCGCCGACCTCGAGACCGGCGACGGCGGGGCGCGGGTCTCCTTCGCCGGCTACACGCTGCCGGTCCCGGCCTCGGTCGTGGACGGCAAGCCGGGCCTGAGCGGCTACTTCGGCCAGAAGGTCATCCTCGGCATCCGCCCGTCGGACTTCGAGGACGCCGCGCACGCCCAGACCGGCTGGGCGCCGATGGCGGTGCGCAGCAGCGTCACCGAGGAGCTCGGCAGCGAGATCAACGTGATCTTCACGATCGACGCGCCGCCGGTCGAGCACAAGGACACCGCCGACCTCGCCGAGGACGCCGCCGAGGGCGAGACCGAGGCGATCCCGCTGATCGACAACAAGGCGCTGTGGACGGCCCGCGTCAACTCCCGCTCGCACGTGCGCCCGGGGCAGGACGTGGACCTCGCCGTCGACACGCGCCGCCTGCACTTCTTCGACCCCTCCAGCGGCCTGGCCATCGGCCACCCCGACGCCGCCGAGCGGCACGGCGCCGCGGACCTGCGCAAGTCCGGCTGA
- a CDS encoding carbohydrate ABC transporter permease, with product MSTAEKAAQAPSGAEGGGAAGAPRRGLAARVVGRAGGGAAQALLVLIALFWLVPTLGLLVASLRSNEDNNADGWWNVFAKPAQLTGESYSALLDKGDFVDSFWNTVLITVPATLLVVAIASLAAYAFAWMEFPGRDWLFLGVVALLVVPVQVALIPVAKLYGYIEFGSFHMFGSVTGVVLFHVAFGLPFAIFLLRNFFAAIPRDLLEAARMDGGSEWTIFRRVIFPLGGPAIASLGIFQFLWVWNDLLVALVFADTGSQPMTKWLQSQMRQFTGNIDILAPGAFLSLVVPLVVFFAFQRYFVQGVLAGSVK from the coding sequence ATGAGCACCGCGGAGAAGGCCGCGCAGGCGCCCTCCGGGGCGGAGGGCGGCGGCGCGGCGGGGGCGCCGCGCCGCGGGCTGGCCGCGCGGGTCGTCGGCCGGGCGGGCGGCGGCGCCGCGCAGGCGCTGCTGGTCCTGATCGCGCTGTTCTGGCTGGTGCCGACCCTCGGCCTGCTGGTCGCCTCGCTGCGCTCGAACGAGGACAACAACGCCGACGGCTGGTGGAACGTGTTCGCCAAGCCGGCGCAGCTGACCGGGGAGTCCTACAGCGCGCTTCTGGACAAGGGCGACTTCGTCGACTCGTTCTGGAACACGGTGCTGATCACCGTCCCGGCGACGCTGCTGGTGGTCGCGATCGCCTCGCTGGCGGCCTACGCGTTCGCCTGGATGGAGTTCCCCGGCCGGGACTGGCTGTTCCTCGGCGTGGTGGCGCTGCTGGTGGTGCCGGTCCAGGTGGCGCTGATCCCGGTCGCCAAGCTCTACGGCTACATCGAGTTCGGAAGCTTCCACATGTTCGGCTCGGTCACCGGCGTGGTGCTGTTCCACGTCGCGTTCGGGCTGCCGTTCGCCATCTTCCTGCTCCGCAACTTCTTCGCGGCGATCCCCCGGGACCTGCTGGAGGCGGCGCGGATGGACGGCGGCTCGGAGTGGACGATCTTCCGCCGGGTGATCTTCCCGCTGGGCGGCCCGGCGATCGCCTCGCTCGGCATCTTCCAGTTCCTGTGGGTGTGGAACGACCTGCTGGTCGCGCTGGTGTTCGCCGACACCGGGTCGCAGCCGATGACCAAGTGGCTGCAGTCGCAGATGCGGCAGTTCACCGGCAACATCGACATCCTCGCGCCCGGCGCGTTCCTGTCCCTGGTCGTCCCGCTGGTCGTGTTCTTCGCCTTCCAGCGCTACTTCGTCCAGGGGGTCCTCGCCGGCTCGGTGAAGTGA